The genomic interval GAAAAAAAGGAAAAAGATGAATAGCGCAGTGTTAGGCAATATTTTTCGATTTATTATACTGCTGGCGATTCAGATTGTTATTTTCAACAATATGAATTTCTTAGGATACATAAGTCCTTTTCCGTATATTTTATACATAATTCTTTATCCTGTAAACAGCAATAAAGCAGGCCTGATTATTTCGAGTTTCTTACTTGGATTAACTATGGATATGTTTTGTAATTCTGGCGGAATACATGCCACTGCCTGTGTTATTTTAGCATATTACAGGCCCTATATTTTTAAATTTTCATTTGGACTGAGTTACGAATATCAAACTATTAAACTAAATGAATCTTTAACACCAGAACGTTTTTCATTTATATTGGTTTCGGTTTTAATGCATCATATTGTATTATTTGTTCTAGAAGCATTCCAGTTCAAATTTATCTGGGACATTTTACTCCGAACCTTATTTAGTTCTATTTTCACGATAATTACTTCCATAATAATAATTTATCTTATTAAGCCCAATAAACGATGAGAAAAGTTCTGCTGCCCACTATAATTATTATTGCAGCATCTTTGCTAGTGATCAGAATCTTTTATCTTCAAGTTATCGATGATTCTTTCAAAC from Flavobacterium sp. YJ01 carries:
- a CDS encoding rod shape-determining protein MreD, which produces MNSAVLGNIFRFIILLAIQIVIFNNMNFLGYISPFPYILYIILYPVNSNKAGLIISSFLLGLTMDMFCNSGGIHATACVILAYYRPYIFKFSFGLSYEYQTIKLNESLTPERFSFILVSVLMHHIVLFVLEAFQFKFIWDILLRTLFSSIFTIITSIIIIYLIKPNKR